One Rhizoctonia solani chromosome 1, complete sequence DNA window includes the following coding sequences:
- a CDS encoding Septin, with translation MAAAAVEEIRASSYVGFDSITRQIEHKLLKRGFQFNVMVVGQTGLGKSTLINTIFASHLIDSKGRFDHDEPVRQTTEIQTVSHVIAENGVKLKLNIVDTPGYGDQINNESCWDPIIKYIKDQHSAYLRKELTAMRDRHIQDTRIHCCLFFLNPTGHQLRPIDIIVMKKLSEVVNVVPVIAKADSLTLEERDAFKVRIKEDLQYHSIRLYPIDHEDNDEEETLSTSVSDIIPFAVVGSERNVIIEGKPVRGRKNRWGVINVEDERHCEFVYLRNFLLRPDPLRSFRSKQLLALKDASSRPAAATPAA, from the exons ATGGCTGCTGCTGCGGTTGAGGAAATTCGCGCTTCGTCCTATGTCGGTTTCGACTCTATCACGCGCCAGATCGAGCACAAGCTTTTGAAGCGTGGATTCCAGTTCAATGTCATGGTAGTCG GCCAGACTGGACTAGGAAAGAGCACCTTGATCAACACTATTTTCGCGTCGCACTTGATCGACTCCAAGGGCCGCTTTGACCACGACGAGCCCGTGCGTCAGACAACTGAGATTCAGACGGTGTCTCATG TCATTGCCGAGAATGGCGTTAAACTCAAGTTGAACATCGTTGACACTCCCGGGTATGGAGACCAGATCAACAATGAAAGCTG CTGGGACCCAATTATCAAGTACATCAAGGACCAACACAGCGCGTACCTTCGCAAGGAACTTACCGCCATGCGTGACCGCCACATTCAAGACACGCGCATCCACTGCTGCTTGTTCTTCCTTAACCCTACTGGCCATCAACTTCGCCCTATTGATATCATTGTTATGAAAAAACTCAGCGAAGTCGTCAACGTTGTACCGGTTATTGCCAAAGCGGATTCGCTTACGTTGGAGGAGCGCGATGCATTCAAGGTTAGGATTAAGGAGGACCTCCAGTACCATAGCATCCGCCTCTACCCAATCGACCACGAAGACAACGACGAAGAGGAGACTCTCTCAACGAGCGTATCCGA CATCATTCCATTTGCCGTTGTTGGATCTGAACGCAATGTGATTATCGAGGGCAAGCCCGTTCGCGGCCGCAAGAACCGATGGGGCGTCATCAATGTTGAGGACGAGCGACACTGCGAGTTTGTTTACCTGCGGAACTTCTTGCTTCG CCCAGATCCATTACGAAGCTTCCGGTCCAAGCAACTATTGGCACTCAAGGATGCTTCCAGCCGCCCTGCTGCCGCTACTCCGGCTGCTTGA
- a CDS encoding helix loop helix DNA-binding domain protein, whose product MSDKKARTRRKTEGKTKTTAANTLFAHFGKRAPTNTEIERELFIDSTEKSLSKPAYNARVVASRTPSFPEPSIISSTGKRRRVESDSPPGTPVRLRSRSPLAVPSSSPPQQPIERSSSPIVLSSSPPPRPISLPPQPSSPVVIPAISSPTLQPRSPVIIVDDESPLSSPPSPPPTLEDEKASDSDGLGLTAHPFFAKARAKGKGKQKPAPRHEKGKQKPKRPAGSQESPIEIGDEGSNETSSAVHAFFKPRKSIKISESQEPKAKFTGGVIPPWPTYDSIHVGHTTWPIAELPACPIPRRRRAEHSTTSISEEATRAWAEMYRRSQVDDDILDLSTSRIDAWAALRHPRNDGDEIPEEHAKNPAIARFDDPSRAFGQPVKSDEILGNQPEVELIKEWMSKLAVKRKEDEEREVRETIEAQKQKDDEEQKEREQKNDQEQGGQDEKGHEDEQEQQQQQQEAKKKRKKKVRREKPVVIVRDRIVRNVKKPSRRVKENQNEYDPEMINDFIDDADEDQVYYEDKDIGNTLVVCGGVGAGKSAAVHACAQELGWTVLEIYPGIGKRGIGANGLAGWVGDAKMNHTVDKVDKDNIAQSVILLDQVDMWFEQDSQFWTAVQNLVNGSLRGVIMTTNDIYAFEDQFPVHRYPELDQVDPDLASSYLYAQARAALLHQAGGIETDADVPHRLPSRQAFRELFNKTALAPRLPSFMLQDIPMHPHPSQMDKLKALGRALEETKFWVVHGRNCQEREEREPVDVREAWDACGYDVVENLGDWSQSKVVKHPGNVEAVEAMRLERFSDTLSWVDAHLERRWGRQLEAAEVDRYQPGPDDQAYHKQVELCKPFKLESVGIAEHCVDANIAFAVLCLARRRLERSGVGGGARQNLKVVAHFDARKLEETRSEYQDGLLTFLETYILSEATDQLPHAPVVLDVLPVVRRMVAIDDEFEKEAEKGPVRVERGGRPRRAAAQSQKYVRYLTLHEVGKQAKALAMVKETEYKLILPRSGVIGIACGGHVGGVMASDERGSVTPARTPTPGNDKPRLTSLEYLQLTQRSGRGSITDPSLHVSHPPASPKRPPSPLRMRSPGSKRREREEDEAADSPGPGPRLPQAHDFNYTMRRHSIAAVPRMRHPRDLSPLTRSPEHTMPFLPPPAVTGQKRKLTERPFPTPMEPSDPRFPGAMAPPPGIDQGPLLKRRGSAFDPRVPNIYERRDSIGAAPWLADRRDSTASLYSNTSIASSVGYTTANSSTYSPDTQLHNGNKPGQVYAWPEQILARARSSLSAPSLRSPRLMQTGRPRTLLGTATIVYQCSLSLYRRFLPPMENAEKIAGHHARGRIAGHRSALRNQCQRDKQQCRPRRDSVSGTAKETPYSRSPELRVSHKLAERKRRKEMKDLFDELRDHLPADRGMKASKWEILSKAVIRRSKPGLDMVRHELEAIRPGSITGHHPVAPHHPHPHPGYAIPYGAYPVSNHYSVQPGAGLPPPPTGPQPPPA is encoded by the exons ATGTCGGACAAGAAAGCAAGGACACGGAGGAAAACCGAGGGCAAG ACTAAGACGACTGCAGCTAATACACTCTTTGCACACTTTGGGAAACGAGCTCCAACCAACACAGAGATCGAGCGCGAGCTATTTATTGATTCTACCGAGAAATCATTATCAAAGCCAGCGTATAATGCTCGTGTCGTAGCGTCCAGAACACCGTCTTTTCCGGAACCAAGTATCATCTCATCCACAGGGAAGCGTAGGAGAGTCGAGTCGGACA GCCCACCTGGAACTCCTGTACGTCTACGGTCTCGTAGCCCGCTGGCTGTTCCATCTAGTAGTCCGCCACAGCAGCCCATCGAACGATCTAGTAGCCCCATTGTTTTGTCCAGCAGTCCGCCCCCTCGACCTATCAGCCTACCTCCTCAGCCTAGCAGTCCAGTTGTTATCCCCGCTATTAGCTCTCCAACACTCCAGCCGCGTAGCCCAGTGATAATAGTCGATGACGAAAGTCCCTTGTCCAGCCCTCCAAGTCCTCCCCCAACTCTCGAAGACGAAAAGGCGTCAGACAGTGACGGCCTTGGGCTCACTGCTCATCCGTTTTTCGCTAAAGCAAGAGCTAAAGGCAAGGGCAAACAAAAACCCGCCCCGCGTCATGAGAAAGGCAAACAAAAACCCAAAAGGCCGGCGGGAAGTCAGGAGTCTCCCATTGAGATTGGAGACGAGGGGTCGAACGAGACGAGTTCGGCGGTTCATGCGTTTTTCAAACCTCGTAAATCGATCAAGATTTCTGAATCTCAAGAACCCAAGGCCAAATTTACAGGAGGGGTGATCCCTCCGTGGCCGACATATGATTCGATCCATGTAGGGCACACGACATGGCCCATTGCCGAGCTGCCTGCGTGTCCCATTCCGAGGCGCCGGCGAGCGGAACATTCCACGACGTCGATTTCAGAGGAGGCGACACGAGCGTGGGCTGAAATGTATCGGAGGTCTCAGGTGGATGACGACATACTCGACCTTTCAACGAGTAGAATAGATGCATGGGCTGCTTTGCGACATCCTAGAAACGATGGCGACGAAATTCCGGAGGAGCATGCGAAAAATCCAGCAATTGCACGATTTGACGACCCCTCAAGAGCATTTGGACAGCCAGTAAAGTCAGACGAAATCCTTGGGAATCAACCTGAAGTTGAGCTCATCAAGGAGTGGATGAGCAAGCTCGCCGTGAAACGAAAAGAAGACGAAGAGCGGGAGGTTCGTGAGACTATCGAGGCACAGAAGCAAAAGGACGATGAGGAGCAGAAGGAACGAGAGCAAAAGAATGATCAGGAGCAGGGGGGACAAGATGAGAAGGGGCACGAAGATGAACAagaacagcaacagcaacaacaggaGGCAAAGAAGAAACGAAAGAAGAAGGTTAGGAGAGAGAAGCCGGTGGTAATCGTGAGAGATAGGATTGTGAGGAACGTTAAAAAGCCTAGTCGGCGAGTCAAGGAAAACCAGAACGAATACGACCCTGAAATGATCAACGACTTTATCGACGATGCGGATGAAGACCAAGTCTACTATGAGGATAAAGATATAGGCAATACCTTGGTCGTTTGTGGCGGAGTTGGAGCTGGGAAAAGTGCTGCTGTTCATGCGTGTGCGCAAGAACTCGGATGGACAGTACTCGAGATCTATCCGGGGATCGGCAAGAGGGGAATCGGGGCCAATGGTCTGGCAGGTTGGGTTGGAGACGCAAAAATGAATCACACGGTCGACAAAGTTGACAAGGATAATATTGCCCAATCGGTTATTTTGCTTGACCAGGTTGACATGTGGTTTGAGCAAGACTCCCAGTTTTGGACCGCTGTCCAAAACTTAGTTAATGGATCATTGCGAGGAGTCATAATGACCACAAATG ACATCTATGCGTTTGAGGACCAGTTTCCAGTCCATAGGTACCCAGAACTTGACCAAGTGGACCCTGATTTGGCGAGTTCGTACTTGTATGCGCAAGCACGGGCTGCACTGCTTCATCAGGCTGGTGGAATAGAGACAGATGCGGATGTACCCCACAGGTTACCGTCGCGCCAGGCGTTTCGGGAACTGTTCAATAAGACTGCCTTGGCTCCTAGGTTGCCTAGCTTTATGCTTCAGGACATCCCAATGCACCCTCACCCATCCCAAATGGATAAGCTAAAGGCTCTGGGGCGCGCGTTGGAAGAGACCAAATTCTGGGTGGTCCACGGTCGTAATTGCCAGGAACGGGAGGAGCGAGAGCCAGTGGATGTACGGGAAGCATGGGACGCGTGCGGGTATGATGTTGTAGAGAACCTGGGCGATTGGAGCCAATCCAAGGTAGTGAAACACCCAGGTAACGTAGAAGCGGTCGAAGCAATgcggctggaaagattttcAGACACACTTTCGTGGGTCGACGCACACCTGGAACGTCGCTGGGGACGGCAACTCGAA GCCGCTGAAGTAGATCGGTATCAACCAGGGCCGGATGACCAGGCGTATCATAAGCAAGTCGAATTGTGCAAGCCATTCAAACTCGAGTCGGTTGGAATCGCCGAGCACTGCGTTGACGCGAATATTGCGTTCGCCGTATTATGTTTGGCCCGACGTCGGTTAGAGCGTAGCGGAGTAGGTGGCGGTGCACGACAAAATCTGAAAGTTGTGGCCCACTTTGACGCACGGAAGCTCGAAGAAACCCGGTCGGAATACCAAGATGGTCTACTGACGTTTTTGGAAACATACATTTTGTCTGAAGCAACGGATCAGTTGCCTCACGCACCAGTTGTACTGGATGTGCTGCCTGTGGTGCGTCGGATGGTTGCAATAGACGACGAGTTTGAAAAAGAAGCGGAAAAGGGACCGGTTCGGGTGGAACGGGGAGGACGTCCACGCAGGGCGGCAGCTCAGTCGCAGAAGTACGTTCGGTACCTGACGTTGCATGAAGTGGGCAAACAGGCCAAGGCGCTAGCAATGGTGAAAGAAACCGAGTACAAACTCAT ATTGCCGAGAAGCGGGGTTATTGGAATTGCATGCGGCGGGCACGTGGGCGGGG TGATGGCCTCTGACGAGCGCGGGTCCGTGACCCCCGCCCGCACCCCGACACCGGGCAATGACAAGCCACGCCTAACATCTCTCGAGTATCTCCAGCTGACTCAACGATCTGGCCGAGGCTCAATTACCGATCCATCGCTACATGTGTCACATCCACCCGCGAGTCCGAAACGTCCACCGAGTCCGCTACGGATGAGATCTCCAG GTAGCAAGCGCCGAGAGCGCGAGGAAGACGAGGCCGCTGATTCTCCAGGCCCGGGACCACGCCTGCCCCAGGCGCACGACTTCAACTACACCATGCGCCGCCATTCGATAGCCGCTGTCCCCCGTATGCGACACCCACGTGATCTGTCCCCGCTCACAAGGTCTCCTGAGCACACGATGCCGTTCCTCCCGCCGCCAGCTGTAACTGGCCAGAAACGCAAGCTTACCGAGCGTCCGTTCCCCACTCCAATGGAGCCCTCGGACCCCCGTTTCCCCGGTGCAATGGCTCCGCCCCCAGGCATCGACCAAGGCCCGCTGCTCAAACGCAGGGGCTCTGCATTCGATCCCCGGGTACCTAACATCTACGAGCGACGAGACTCGATAGGCGCTGCCCCGTGGCTTGCAGATCGGCGTGATTCCACCGCATCTCTCTATTCAAACACTTCAATCGCATCGAGTGTTGGATATACTACTGCCAATTCGTCTACCTATTCCCCCGATACTCAGCTCCATAACGGCAATAAACCCGGTCAGGTCTATGCGTGGCCTGAGCAAATACTGGCCCGAGCCAGGAGCTCCCTCAGCGCTCCTTCCCTTCGTTCTCCGAGACTCATGCAAACGGGACGGCCCAGAACTTTGTTGGGAACGGCAACGATCGTGTATCAATGCAGCCTGTCGCTGTACCGTCGCTTCCTACCACCAATGGAGAACGCC GAGAAGATCGCAGGGCACCACGCCCGAGGCCGCATCGCAGGCCACCGTTCCGCCCTCCGAAACCAATGCCAGCGGGACAAACAGCAATGCCGGCCCAGGCGAGACTCAGTATCCGGCACGgccaaggaaaccccttATTCCCGTTCCCCTGAACTTCGGGTATCACATAAACTCGCAGAGCGTAAACGACGCAAGGAAATGAAGGACTTGTTCGACGAGCTACGGGATCATTTACCAGCTGACCGGGGCATGAAGGCCAGTAAATGGGAAATCCTTAGCAAAG CAGTCATACGCCGAAGTAAGCCAGGACTTGATATGGTTCGACACGAGCTCGAGGCCATCCGTCCAGGTTCAATTACTGGCCACCACCCTGTAGCCCCTCACCATCCCCATCCTCACCCCGGGTACGCCATCCCGTACGGTGCGTATCCCGTATCCAACCACTACTCCGTTCAGCCTGGTGCAGGTTTGCCACCACCTCCCACTGGCCCCCAACCTCCACCTGCATAG
- a CDS encoding mRNA surveillance protein pelota protein — translation MQLVGRRIEKDGSGYVTLVPQDDEDMWHIYNLIQEGDDVRAAAVRRVQSVTNTGSTSSERVHLHLTLRVTKVEFSSSSSSAAGADAAQPSNGPAIPTATLSISGRVSEENRHVKMGAFHTLDLEAHRNVKIIKEHWDSIALQRVEEAIVPGRGAEVGAIVCGEGTAAICLLSEHMTVIRQRIEVPVPRKRMGSSTLHEKGLAKFYEALYAGFLRHIPVESLRVIVIASPGFTKDSVYDYIFQEATRTSNKTILQSRHKFVRIHVTSPHVHSLVDVLKSPEINVQLKETKFAREGIMLDKFFKMLGSDEARAWYGPDHVALAADRGAIGTLLISDELFRSGDVNERKKYVALVESVREKRGEVLIFSSMHETGQQLNQLTGVAAILNFPLDVEMVEAEEQAAKDEEEARAREEAEGVGQG, via the exons ATGCAACTTGTCGGAAGGAGGATAGAAAAAGACGGAAGC GGTTATGTGACTCTGGTCCCGCAAGATGACGAAGATATGTGGCACATCTATAACCTAATTCAAGAA GGAGATGATGTTCGTGCTGCGGCAGTCAG ACGAGTTCAATCTGTGACGAACACCGGTTCAACCTCTTCAGAACGAGTCCACCTTCACCTTACACTACGAGTAACGAAAGTCGAATTTTCATCCTCTAGCTCATCGGCGGCGGGAGCCGATGCGGCACAACCCTCCAACGGACCAGCCATCCCCACAGCGACCTTATCTATCTCTGGCCGCGTCTCCGAAGAGAACAGGCACGTCAAGATGGGCGCATTCCACACACTCGACCTTGAGGCTCACAGAAACGTAAAGATTATAAAAGAGCACTGGGATAGTATTGCTTTGCAGCGAGTGGAAGAAGCTATCGTGCCGGGGAGAGGTGCGGAAGTCGGAGCGATTGTCTGTGGCGAAG GGACTGCGGCAATATGTCTACTCTCGGAACACATGACGGTCATCCGGCAACGTATAGAAGTACCAGTCCCTCGAAAACGAATGGGTTCGTCTACCCTGCATGAAAAA GGCCTAGCCAAGTTTTACGAAGCACTCTATGCGGGATTCCTTCGCCATATTCCAGTCGAGTCGCTCCGCGTTATCGTCATCGCCAGTCCGGGATTCACAAAAGACTCCGTGTATGACTACATTTTTCAGGAAGCTACGCGTACTTCCAACAAGACGATCCTCCAATCCCGGCACAAATTTGTCCGAATTCATGTTACGAGCCCGCATGTGCACAGCTTGGTCGATGTACTCAAGAGCCCTGAG ATTAACGTACAACTAAAAGAAACAAAATTTGCACGAGAAGGGATCATGTTGGACAA ATTCTTCAAGATGCTAGGGAGCGATGAGGCGCGCGCGTGGTATGGCCCGGACCACGTAGCATTGGCCGCAGACCGAGGAGCGATCGGCACATTGCTCATTTCAGATGAACTCTTTAG GTCAGGCGATGTGAATGAGCGCAAAAAATATGTAGCGCTTGTCGAGTCGGTTCGCGAAAAACGTGGTGAAGTGCTCATCTTCTCGAGCATGCACGAAACCGGACAAC AACTGAACCAATTAACGGGAGTTGCAGCAATCCTGAATTTCCCACTTGATGTTGAGATGGTTGAAGCCGAAGAGCAAGCTGCtaaagacgaggaagaagctcGGGCGCGCGAAGAGGCTGAAGGTGTCGGCCAGGGATAA
- a CDS encoding alpha-ketoacid dehydrogenase kinase, with the protein MRPTYRPFRYTGKTFDGARGFSTGGEPLVTTGGLHFYRNKQMEVYAAKPAHRLSLRQLLFFGRQMDQGRILKSANYVRTELPVRIAHRIRDLQALPYVVVKQEWVAKVYEATLLELRKYPEIHTQNDNQEFCKFLRGILDEHAPVIPWISLGLSLSSHQMVPEQLDAFMRRMLVSRISRRVLAEHHLALTEGLAQGDIPPESPERPQGADANFETLNDLQPTDPPSKSDWRWPEVILDGDLDTKFAYIKEHFEYIVFELLKNAMRHTVLRNGGLGEPAPIRATIVAGPDIMNVRISDQGGGLRSSSSQTAHDMFSFSHVRNATRLHDERLGALRHLSSSGRGLRATVDEQIARWNESANNRPLVGRMGLGLPLSNIYATYFGGSLDLVSMDGWGTDVYLMLPRLGTNLEGLEV; encoded by the exons ATGCGTCCGACATATCGACCGTTTAGGTATACCGGGAAAACCTTCGATGGTGCGCGCGGATTCTCTACTGGCGGAGAACCGCTAGTCACTACTGGAGGGCTTCATTTCTACCGGAATAAACAAATGGAGGTGTATGCTGCCAAGCCAGCGCACAGGCTTTCATTAAGACAACTA CTTTTCTTCGGTCGGCAAATGGACCAGGGGCGAATACTCAAA AGCGCAAACTATGTGAGAACGGAGCTACCCGTGAGAATAGCGCATCGGATTAGAGACCTGCAAGCACTACCCTACGTGGTGGTGAAACAAGAATGGGTAGCGAAAGTTTACGAGGCAA CTTTACTGGA GCTCCGGAAATATCCAGAAATTCATACGCAGAATGATAACCAAGAGTTTTGCAAGTTCTTGAGAGGAATTCTTGATGAGCA CGCTCCGGTTATTCCTTGGATATCGTTGGGCCTCTCGCTCTCTTCTCATCAAATGGTTCCAGAGCAATTAGACGCATTCATGCGTCGCATGCTTGTTTCTCGGATATCCCGCCGCGTGCTTGCAGAACACCATCTCGCACTTACCGAGGGACTTGCTCAGGGCGATATCCCCCCAGAGAGCCCAG AACGGCCTCAAGGCGCAGACGCCAACTTTGAGACTCTGAACGATTTACAACCCACAGACCCACCTTCCAAATCGGACTGGCGATGGCCAGAAGTGATCCTCGATGGCGACCTCGATACAAAATTTGCTTATATCAAAGAGCATTTCGAGTATATTGTGTTTGAATTGCTAAAAAAT GCCATGCGGCATACCGTTCTACGAAACGGAGGTCTGGGCGAGCCCGCGCCCATCCGCGCCACGATCGTGGCAGGTCCCGATATCATGAACGTGCGGATCTCCGACCAAG GGGGAGGACTCCGATCGAGCAGTAGCCAAACAGCCCACGACATGTTCTCGTTCTCGCACGTGCGGAACGCAACGAGATTACATGACGAGAGGTTAGGGGCTCTGCGTCATCTCAGTTCGAGTGGACGAGGGCTAAGAGCGACGGTCGACGAACAAATCGCAAGATGGAATGAAAGCGCCAACAATCGACCGCTCGTCGGAAGAATGGGACTCGGATTGCCATTGAGCAATATCTATGCGACGTACTTCG GGGGATCGCTGGATCTCGTGAGTATGGATGGGTGGGGTACAGACGTGTATCTTATGCTACCACGTCTC GGCACAAATCTGGAAGGTCTAGAGGTCTAA
- a CDS encoding endoplasmic reticulum membrane protein, whose amino-acid sequence MAEVADITDVLLKSTNGQKLATILNTPAVVKHFRYLLITDQPSERPESGPLPANQRERHLLLSLSVPEPNEAKDTVALVKEVFALVDLIDQKPGFKVETYKKLKKTRVDLDVELAKEAEKEKRDEAEEKRAAEKRKAAEERLARLSAAEQKKYEERERKKAAKKAQGKMIRK is encoded by the exons ATGGCTGAAGTCGCGGATATCACTGATGTCTTGCTCAAATCGACCAATGGACAGAAACTAGCGACAATTTTGAACACTCCCGCTGTCGTGAAGCACTTTAGGTACCTTTTG ATCACGGATCAGCCGTCCGAACGCCCAGAGTCTGGCCCCCTCCCCGCCAACCAACGGGAACGTCACTTGCTATTGTCTCTCTCAGTGCCTGAACCTAATGAAGCAAAAGACACTGTGGCACTTGTCAAGGAAGTGTTCGCTCTCGTCGACCTGATTGATCAAAAGCCTGGATTCAAGGTCGAG ACGTACAAAAAATTGAAAAAGACTCGAGTTGATCTGGACGTTGAGCTCGCCAAAGAAGCAGAGAAAGAGAAGCGAGACGAG GCCGAAGAAAAGAGAGCGGCCGAGAAGAGGAAAGCAGCAGAAGAGCGTCTCGCGCGGTTGAGTGCAGCGGAACAAAAGAAG TATGAAGAACGTGAACGAAAAAAGGCAGCGAAGAAAGCTCAAGGTAAGATGATACGCAAGTAA
- a CDS encoding Cyclin, N-terminal domain, whose product MHFRAAAGLYSPISLPASPAAYENRRLCPSSLVHPSSHAEYLLYHLEKPVTKEVTHYLVSRIQQILSHTPVADFEPVPITVPSLESFASILIRSTFITLPTIICASLYLDRLELSLSSRPIYNHNPTSPHCILLSVLIVASKHQNDSSLTNAAWCDAVAWSIKRCKLGNPRSVHMLIENVFSLTNIMAMERQCLDHLDFNLVVSEEEVELALVSMLQFFTGPNLPSAVSGSGQPDEDVESWLHGVSPEYVISVPNDMTGNSSQWFESPQPSFEYLCTRRGSAPAILEHPEQPAICGAPLSYAAFPSDVSDGVSSYPATPTAQSGANVDFDIEELCQEVDDALAEVEDQVYPDEFVFPVQAPTTVQYPESASDDEYGSPLYTRGRSTLSKPLGDSGFVPMNLRQMPLSAERTEFAQPAFWMEQSEMSFIAQTLTR is encoded by the exons ATGCATTTCCGTGCGGCTGCTGGCCTCTACTCGCCAATCTCGCTCCCGGCGTCTCCTGCAGCCTACGAGAATCGGCGTCTCTGCCCGTCGTCGTTGGTACACCCGAGTTCTCACGCAGAATACCTACTTTATCATTTGGAGAAACCAGTGACGAAAGAAGTGACTC ATTACTTGGTCTCTCGAATTCAACAGATCCTATCCCATACGCCCGTTGCAGACTTTGAGCCGGTTCCAATTACGGTTCCGTCTCTGGAATCCTTTGCGTCGATCCTTATAAGATCGACGTTCATCACGCTCCCTACTATCATTTGCGCCTCGTTGTACCTCGATAGACTCGAGTTGAGTCTCTCGTCGCGacctatttaca ATCACAACCCAACTTCCCCTCATTGCATTCTTCTCTCAGTCCTCATTGTTGCCTCCAAACATCAAAACGATTCCTCTCTCACCAATGCTGCGTGGTGCGACGCGGTCGCGTGGTCGATTAAACGATGCAAGCTCGGCAATCCGCGCTCGGTCCATATGCTTATCGAGAACGTGTTCTCTCTTACCAATATCATGGCCATGGAGCGGCAATGTCTTGATCACCTCGATTTCAACCTAGTTGTATCCGAAGAGGAAGTTGAACTAGCCCTGGTCTCGATGCTACAGTTCTTTACTGGCCCCAACCTACCATCGGCTGTTTCAGGCTCTGGCCAACCCGACGAGGACGTCGAATCCTGGCTTCATGGAGTTTCACCGGAATACGTCATTTCTGTCCCCAATGATATGACTGGAAATAGCAGTCAATGGTTCGAAAGCCCCCAGCCCTCATTTGAGTATCTATGCACTCGACGTGGGAGTGCCCCAGCAATCCTCGAGCATCCCGAGCAGCCGGCGATCTGTGGGGCACCCCTGTCATATGCGGCATTCCCGTCTGACGTCTCCGACGGTGTTTCATCGTATCCAGCGACCCCCACCGCACAATCTGGCGCCAATGTCGATTTTGATATCGAAGAGCTATGTCAAGAAGTCGATGACGCTCTGGCGGAAGTTGAGGATCAAGTGTATCCCGACGAGTTTGTCTTCCCGGTACAAGCGCCCACGACAGTTCAGTACCCTGAGTCGGCCTCTGACGACGAATATGGCTCACCACTGTATACCCGTGGGCGAAGCACACTCTCCAAACCTCTGGGAGATTCTGGATTCGTCCCCATGAATCTCAGACAGATGCCATTATCTGCTGAGAGGACTGAGTTTGCTCAGCCGGCTTTCTGGATGGAACAGTCGGAGATGTCGTTCATCGCCCAAACCCTCACGCGTTAA
- a CDS encoding endoplasmic reticulum membrane protein, with the protein MSAPPLLSFLTPAPAVFPSEEYDGFQLRWKNVVFRPAEFKYEGFILLAIFAYVALYFFGFRLISIYAEQFSRPANGSTLLSDGASDYFAYSTGRRGVHYAHTIFTMVPRHDIFQIIYQKLYGLIDLQYAPEDEVLLDIKLRDKDGLNGEGKGFVWGVIAKKEMQALRKNAGIW; encoded by the exons ATGAGCGCACCACCATTGCTCTCGTTCCTCACACCTGCTCCAGCAGTCTTTCCGTCCGAAGAGTACGACGGATTTCAGCTTCGCTGGAAAAATGTAGTTTTTCGTCCAGCCGAGTTCAAATATGAAGGTTTCATACTACTCGCAATATTCGCGTATGTAGCACTGTATTTCTTTG GTTTTCGGCTCATTTCCATCTATGCGGAGCAGTTTAGTCGCCCCGCGAACGGATCAACACTACTTTCAGATGGTGCATCGGATTATTTCGCATATTCCACCGGGAGGCGTGGGGTTCATTATGCGCATACAATTTTTACCATGGTTCCGCGACACGACATATTCCAGATCATATACCAAAAACTCTATGGCCTGATCGACTTGCAATATGCACCCGAAGATGAGGTTCTGCTTGACATCAAGCTTCGGGACAAGGATGGTCTCAATGGCGAAGGCAAAGGTTTTGTTTGGGGCGTCATAGCGAAGAAAGAAATGCAGGCTCTCAGGAAAAACGCTGGGATCTGGTAG